A single genomic interval of Isorropodon fossajaponicum endosymbiont JTNG4 harbors:
- a CDS encoding lytic murein transglycosylase, producing MTSFVYADDTQGSSNTHSFVQFLSDIRSQATLNDAFNDLTPNPKVLEYDRNQAEFNLNFWRYLNSRVSQNRLDKGVIKLQQHQQFLQENYKKYGMPSQIIVAFWGLETNYGKNVGKMHLIRSLATLSFDKRRREFFTHELLTLLKLIDEGKLPLNAQGSWAGAMGNMQFIPTNVAAYVIDANTDGKIDLWHTQADIFASAAHFLKKIGWHQGERWGREVNIPKTFNYHLANLSTKKTVNEWQTLGVRTIDDTNLPNSNMQASLILPMGYNGPAFLVYQNFHAILRWNRSILYALSVGHLSDRLIGASQLFAKSITEPSLSRDDIKQIQTTLNQLGFDTGEPDGIPGPKTRHATRAYQKANNLPIDGYVGYQLLQQLQ from the coding sequence GTTTTGTACAATTCTTAAGCGATATTCGCTCGCAAGCCACACTTAATGATGCTTTTAATGATTTAACGCCAAATCCAAAAGTATTAGAATATGACCGTAATCAAGCAGAATTTAATCTTAATTTTTGGCGTTACCTAAACTCAAGAGTGAGTCAAAATAGGCTTGATAAAGGTGTGATAAAACTCCAACAACACCAACAATTCCTACAAGAAAACTATAAAAAATACGGCATGCCATCGCAAATTATTGTGGCTTTTTGGGGTTTGGAAACCAATTATGGTAAAAATGTTGGCAAAATGCATCTAATCCGCTCACTTGCCACACTAAGTTTTGACAAGCGCCGACGTGAGTTTTTTACCCATGAATTATTAACTTTACTCAAATTAATTGACGAAGGAAAACTACCTTTAAATGCCCAGGGCTCTTGGGCAGGCGCAATGGGCAATATGCAATTTATACCCACCAATGTTGCCGCTTATGTCATAGATGCTAACACTGACGGAAAGATTGATTTGTGGCACACACAAGCGGATATTTTTGCCAGTGCGGCACATTTTCTAAAAAAAATTGGTTGGCACCAAGGAGAACGCTGGGGTCGTGAAGTTAACATTCCTAAAACTTTTAATTATCATCTGGCGAATTTAAGCACTAAAAAGACAGTCAATGAATGGCAAACATTAGGTGTGCGTACAATTGATGACACCAATCTACCCAATTCAAACATGCAAGCTTCACTCATATTGCCTATGGGTTATAACGGCCCAGCGTTTTTGGTTTATCAAAATTTTCACGCCATTCTTAGGTGGAATCGCTCAATTTTGTATGCACTATCTGTGGGACATTTGTCTGATCGTTTAATCGGGGCAAGCCAATTATTTGCAAAATCTATTACCGAGCCTTCACTGAGTCGAGATGATATTAAACAAATTCAAACCACACTCAACCAACTTGGCTTTGATACAGGCGAACCTGATGGCATACCAGGGCCAAAAACTCGCCATGCAACGCGAGCCTACCAAAAAGCAAACAACTTACCAATTGATGGCTACGTTGGCTATCAATTATTACAACAACTGCAGTGA
- the ruvX gene encoding Holliday junction resolvase RuvX, translating into MSISTYLGFDVGTKRTGVAIANSLTMQATGIKVIKHHKNGSTNWVAFDEVISAHSINKFVVGLPFDQQGKEQTMTFIAKSFGNKLKNRYQIEVDFIDEYLSSNEAKKLLKYNHHHHNAQRGDVDKQSSQLILQTWLNEKRFD; encoded by the coding sequence GTGAGTATTAGCACTTACTTGGGATTTGATGTTGGCACTAAGCGCACTGGCGTTGCAATCGCCAATAGTTTAACCATGCAAGCAACGGGCATTAAGGTGATTAAACACCATAAAAATGGCTCAACCAATTGGGTAGCGTTTGATGAAGTTATTAGTGCTCATAGTATTAACAAGTTCGTTGTTGGTTTGCCATTTGACCAGCAAGGCAAAGAACAAACCATGACTTTTATTGCCAAATCATTTGGCAATAAGTTAAAAAATCGCTACCAAATTGAAGTCGATTTTATCGATGAATATTTATCCTCAAATGAAGCCAAAAAACTTTTAAAATACAATCATCATCATCACAATGCACAACGTGGCGATGTCGACAAACAATCATCACAGTTAATATTACAAACATGGCTCAATGAAAAAAGATTTGATTAG